The Papilio machaon chromosome 28, ilPapMach1.1, whole genome shotgun sequence genome includes a window with the following:
- the LOC106713403 gene encoding glycerophosphodiester phosphodiesterase 1 isoform X2: MFIKMLPIGLDVGILGVTAYFITRLKKADPSNVAQIFGPDPWSKESELHPEKVVKCIAHRGASLDAPENTMQAFKYCVDRDCNFVELDVRSSRDGHLVLLHDEGLGRLTGTEINNVHVMDWDEIKNIDIGANHPNRQQFKEVHLCLLDDALKYLLANDVRVIIDVKGEDKEVVDGIVKAFSDQPNLHQRAVVTSFNPFVLYRIRHKDPKIVGAMSYRPYCFSSQDYDAENGPSNPRFGGNLLVQGVLRLADWVHARAWRLCARWCGVSAVLLHKDIVHPSEVQYWRSRGVRCAGWSVNRPLEKLYWRGVLRAPYLASTLLGEPEVDDQRRVEKRTIKEVE, encoded by the exons ATGTTTATTAAGA TGTTACCGATCGGTCTTGATGTTGGGATACTAGGAGTCACggcatattttataacaaggtTAAAGAAAGCAGACCCTAGTAATGTGGCACAGATATTTGGTCCTGATCCTTGGAGTAAGGAAAGTGAATTACATCCTGAGAAAGTTGTGAAATGTATCGCTCATAGAGGGGCAAGTTTAGATGCTCCAGAGAATACTATGCAGGCTTTTAAATAC TGCGTTGACAGAGACTGTAACTTTGTGGAGCTTGATGTTCGATCATCTCGGGATGGTCACTTGGTGCTTCTGCATGATGAAGGATTGGGTCGACTGACGGGTACAGAGATCAACAATGTTCATGTCATGGATTGGGatgaaatcaaaaatattgatataggAGCTAATCATCCTAACAG GCAACAGTTTAAAGAGGTGCACCTCTGTCTGTTGGATGACGCACTCAAATATCTACTGGCTAATGATGTAAGAGTCATAATTGATGTCAAAGGTGAAGACAAGGAG GTAGTGGATGGTATTGTGAAGGCGTTTTCTGACCAACCAAATCTACATCAACGTGCAGTGGTTACAAGCTTCAAtccttttgttttatatagg ATTAGGCACAAAGACCCTAAGATTGTAGGCGCAATGAGCTATCGTCCGTATTGCTTCAGCTCACAGGACTATGACGCTGAGAACGGACCCAGTAATCCTAG GTTCGGTGGCAACCTGCTAGTGCAAGGTGTTCTGCGGCTTGCGGATTGGGTACACGCGCGAGCGTGGCGGCTCTGTGCTCGCTGGTGCGGGGTCAGCGCTGTGCTGCTGCACAAGGATATTGTACACCC TAGCGAGGTGCAGTACTGGAGGTCGCGCGGCGTGCGCTGCGCCGGCTGGTCGGTCAACCGGCCGCTGGAGAAGCTGTACTGGCGCGGAGTTCTGCGCGCCCCGTACCTCGCCAGCACGCTGCTGGGGGAGCCTGAA gtaGATGATCAAAGGCGTGTCGAAAAGCGAACAATTAAAGAGGTTGAATAA
- the LOC106713403 gene encoding glycerophosphodiester phosphodiesterase 1 isoform X1 yields MATCAMRTGWLASVGTSKYSSICPKILQSALVYPNVLNSTTILTQKRSLFVLPIGLDVGILGVTAYFITRLKKADPSNVAQIFGPDPWSKESELHPEKVVKCIAHRGASLDAPENTMQAFKYCVDRDCNFVELDVRSSRDGHLVLLHDEGLGRLTGTEINNVHVMDWDEIKNIDIGANHPNRQQFKEVHLCLLDDALKYLLANDVRVIIDVKGEDKEVVDGIVKAFSDQPNLHQRAVVTSFNPFVLYRIRHKDPKIVGAMSYRPYCFSSQDYDAENGPSNPRFGGNLLVQGVLRLADWVHARAWRLCARWCGVSAVLLHKDIVHPSEVQYWRSRGVRCAGWSVNRPLEKLYWRGVLRAPYLASTLLGEPEVDDQRRVEKRTIKEVE; encoded by the exons ATGGCGACGTGTGCGATGCGCACGGGATGGCTTGCATCGGTAGGAACGTCGAAATACTCATCAATCTGCCCAAAAATCTTGCAAAGTGCTCTTGTCTACCCCAATGTTCTGAACTCAACTACTATTCTCACACAAAAAAGGTCCTTGTtcg TGTTACCGATCGGTCTTGATGTTGGGATACTAGGAGTCACggcatattttataacaaggtTAAAGAAAGCAGACCCTAGTAATGTGGCACAGATATTTGGTCCTGATCCTTGGAGTAAGGAAAGTGAATTACATCCTGAGAAAGTTGTGAAATGTATCGCTCATAGAGGGGCAAGTTTAGATGCTCCAGAGAATACTATGCAGGCTTTTAAATAC TGCGTTGACAGAGACTGTAACTTTGTGGAGCTTGATGTTCGATCATCTCGGGATGGTCACTTGGTGCTTCTGCATGATGAAGGATTGGGTCGACTGACGGGTACAGAGATCAACAATGTTCATGTCATGGATTGGGatgaaatcaaaaatattgatataggAGCTAATCATCCTAACAG GCAACAGTTTAAAGAGGTGCACCTCTGTCTGTTGGATGACGCACTCAAATATCTACTGGCTAATGATGTAAGAGTCATAATTGATGTCAAAGGTGAAGACAAGGAG GTAGTGGATGGTATTGTGAAGGCGTTTTCTGACCAACCAAATCTACATCAACGTGCAGTGGTTACAAGCTTCAAtccttttgttttatatagg ATTAGGCACAAAGACCCTAAGATTGTAGGCGCAATGAGCTATCGTCCGTATTGCTTCAGCTCACAGGACTATGACGCTGAGAACGGACCCAGTAATCCTAG GTTCGGTGGCAACCTGCTAGTGCAAGGTGTTCTGCGGCTTGCGGATTGGGTACACGCGCGAGCGTGGCGGCTCTGTGCTCGCTGGTGCGGGGTCAGCGCTGTGCTGCTGCACAAGGATATTGTACACCC TAGCGAGGTGCAGTACTGGAGGTCGCGCGGCGTGCGCTGCGCCGGCTGGTCGGTCAACCGGCCGCTGGAGAAGCTGTACTGGCGCGGAGTTCTGCGCGCCCCGTACCTCGCCAGCACGCTGCTGGGGGAGCCTGAA gtaGATGATCAAAGGCGTGTCGAAAAGCGAACAATTAAAGAGGTTGAATAA
- the LOC106713414 gene encoding uncharacterized protein LOC106713414, with translation MGDDESSCDVIFVSSDGSQTYVENPDRPIIKLFERLIGNDTKQNTVLTNAQIVNILNKEFDVDVSKVNLLEIEIYTNIIKKYLKDWPEWDKFEKDVMNLESQKNREDIKNIIEINYIAIKDYLQSKLDIVKLLLPSNYYLSEMPQKEKVEKNLENKSSDDEKIVMEVCATKAQLNNLILRHPKHNNYIFNWEESQNDNCLVLPIKAILHWGGINIIAKLAWSQSEMLLFKYENRHKSKYTLVNKKLPIQPNKIEHLTKWQMKCKNQNKINMSIEDLLNVMQSNANRGTSSWHSILKIIHNDLKILTQDMPSYINLPVEFRKHLSKYSYVRYMYKDVTESIAENGENYDLQLEEMVTPICYLNIDLHKTSNQKEYLRLECDICKMDLKGKDIQCAIDQHFSMYHIVEPDWQCVNCNTTISARELANMNWQHTCPLNRNNLLQNLYK, from the exons atgggCGACGACGAGTCTTCGTgcgatgttatttttgtttcatctGACGGATCTCAAACATATGTAGAAAACCCTG ACAGaccaataataaaactatttgaaaGACTGATAGGTAATGATACGAAACAAAACACAGTATTGACCAATGCacaaattgttaatatattgaataagGAATTTGATGTGGACGTCAGTAAAGTGAATCTATTAGAAATAGAGATATACACAAACATCATAAAGAAGTATCTCAAAGATTGGCCGGAATGGGATAAATTTGAAAAGGATGTTATGAATTTGGAATCACAAAAGAATAgggaagatataaaaaatatcatagaaataaactatatagcaattaaagattatttacaaagtaaattggatattgtaaaattattattgccatcaaattattatctaaGTGAAATGCCACAAAAAGAGAAAGTcgaaaaaaatttagaaaacaaaagtTCCGATGATGAGAAAATTGTAATGGAAGTGTGCGCTACGAAAGCccaattaaataatctaatattaaGACATCcgaaacataataattatattttcaattggGAAGAGTCACAAAACGATAATTGCCTCGTATTGCCAATAAAGGCGATTTTACACTGGGGGGGAATAAACATAATAGCCAAACTAGCATGGTCACAATcagaaatgttattatttaaatatgaaaatcgtcataaatcaaaatacaCTCTAGTCAATAAAAAACTTCCGATCCAACCAAATAAGATTGAACATTTAACTAAATGgcaaatgaaatgtaaaaatcaaaacaaaataaacatgtctATTGAAGATCTTCTAAATGTAATGCAAAGTAATGCAAATCGTGGAACTTCTTCATGGcatagtatattaaaaattatacataacgatttaaaaatattaactcaaGATATGCCTTCTTATATAAACTTGCCAGTTGAatttagaaaacatttaagtaaatatagttatgttagatatatgtataaagATGTGACGGAATCGATTGCGGAAAATGGTGAAAATTACGATTTGCAATTAGAAGAAATGGTAACACcgatttgttatttaaatatagatctTCATAAGACTAGTAATCAGAAGGAGTATTTGAGACTTGAATGCGATATATGTAAAATGGATTTAAAAGGTAAAGACATACAATGCGCTATCGATCAACACTTTAGTATGTACCATATTGTGGAACCGGACTGGCAATGTGTCAATTGTAATACAACAATATCAGCTAGAGAACTTGCAAATATGAACTGGCAACACACATGCCCGTTAAATCGTAACAATTTGTTgcaaaatctatataaatag
- the LOC106713402 gene encoding uncharacterized protein LOC106713402, giving the protein MDDLVDSIYEFVKVRQLNIVIVALLSIVYVMYQYRRLIFKCYYDGCDEDEYGDYRPRLSRSRSRSYSRSRSRPRSTSSYRNYKMDDTKNSRRGRKSQRRGHNYND; this is encoded by the exons ATGGACGACCTAGTCGACTCTATATACGAGTTCGTTAAAGTTCGCCAGCTCAATATTGTG ATTGTGGCACTTCTAAGTATTGTGTACGTGATGTACCAGTACAGAAGATTAATCTTCAAGTGTTATTACGACGGATGTGATGAAGATGAATACGGGGACTACAGACCACGGCTTTCAAGATCTCGCTCCAG ATCTTACTCAAGATCAAGGTCCAGACCCAGGTCGACAAGTAGTTACAGAAACTATAAAATGGACGACACAAAAAATTCCCGCCGCGGCAGAAAGTCTCAGAGACGCGGccataattataatgattga